tgttcacaattttttatttccaAATGTTTTCCAagatttatatattgtattttttttgtttttgcagggtTGGTATATAGTAACGTATGCCTTGGGTATCTACCACCTAAATCTCTTCATAGCATTCTTATCCCCAAAGGTAGACCCATCCTTAATggaagattcaggtacatttattgtttattttaactGGAATGTTAATTTCTGTGTAAAGGTGGTATTTTCGGTGTAACCATATCCTCGCAAATATCTCCCAGAAATCTTTTACtatactttaaagggtcactaaaggaaaacctttttttttgctgaaatgactgtttacagggtatagagacatacaagttaactgattccttttaaaaatgattaaaaatagattaaatgtaatcatataatgtgcctctagtttcactttcggttttaaactggtttcatgtttctgtgaagtaaagagacccacagaacaaaaacaaacaaatccagggcagtgttttgtttttaaaatgaatctgattggttctgaggagttttagacacacagtaatgacagcttagaccatcgtgaaaagctcccagtaccatggttataaggaaacaggcaaccaggaagtgtggagatcacggcagaattacagccacttcaaagcaaaaacgaaacaaggacatgaaaccagtactgcagtaaggtaaagtaagctatttagcttaaaaaaataaattcctttaaaggctcaaggtttttgaCCTTCATGCATTGTACGCTGGCACGCATGTGCGCGCCTCCGGTGGCGCGCGTGTGCCCCTATTGCCTGCtctgcgagatgacgtatagctacgtgatcttgcccagcagagccgacctgccaccgtataactgcggcggctggtcggcaagcagttaaaacatcgcctatggagattaagtaccatagtttgttgccattctacAAGCAATTTTAAAGTATAACATAATGGGTATgtgtttactctgcgtaacatcaatCTTATCGtacaaaaaaattgccttttttacatttttgtgtttgttttttaatgcattaaaattattttttcccctaaaaattgcacttgaaaacctgctgtgcaaataccgtgtgccataaaaaaaattgcgatggccattttattccctaggtcagtgatggccaaccttggcaccccagatgttttggatttcccatgatgcttatgcactctgcagtgtagttaagcatcatgggaaatgtagttccaaaacatctggggtgccaaggttcgccatcactgcctttATTGTCTGCTTTAAataataaagtgtgtgtgtgtgtaaaatatatatatatatatatatatatatatatatatatatatatatatatatatatatatatatataaaatgtgtgtgtgtgtgtgtgtgtgtgtatgtatatatgtgtgtatatatatatatatatatatatatatatatatacatacacacacaatatatatatatacacacacacacacacacacacacacacacacacacacacacacacacacacacacatacatacacacacacatatatatatatatatatatatatatatgtgtgtgtgtgtgtgtgtgtgtgtgtatatatatatatatatatatatatatatatatatatatatatatatatatatatatatatatatatatatatatatatatatatatatatattctgctttattatttaaagcagagacaaaggcagtgatggcgaaccttggcaccccagatgttttggatatatataaatgcatattCTTACAAACGCTTGACTGGTTGGTTTAAATATATTGGTTATGCTGTATTTAAAGACAACTGCCCATCAAACTGCTGATTCTGTTTCCAtatgggtatttatatataatgtgtgtgtgtttgtttgtttgttttttttccttctagaTGAGGGTCCGTCATTACCGACAAAACAAAATGAAGAATTCCGTCCATTTATTAGACGGCTTCCAGAATTTAAGTTTTGGTGCGTTTGTCTGCAGTTGCAATAGTTCTAatatctttgtgtttttttctttacattgtcCTGTTTATGGTCCTTGTCCTGTTTTGTAGTAGGGAGTGGTGTGTTCGGTACTgtagtagagctgcatgattctggccaaaatgagaatcacaatttttgctcagaataaagatcacgattctcacggcgtaaaatctttcacattatacaaaaaaaatttgactaactttactggttactacttctttctccttccttcttttttttttttttttttttattcattaccaTCTCCCGCCCAAGGTACATATATGGACGTTCTtgactttgagtggggatatctgaatgatgcctgcagctacaggcatcattcagatatcattttttagagccggcgattctgtgcagcGTAAGAACAATCTTAGCGGCTGTTCCacagcttgatcgttcttacgggtggCCAGAGGGGACTCTGCCgctctccggtgcttctaccgactcaccgatgcgatcggtgagtcggagaacggatccgccggccccggattttttttaaagtgtcaaagttAAAAGTAGaattaacaatattttttaagtacccctgtccctggtagctcgcacgcagaagcgagcgcatgcataagtcccgcccacatatgaaaatggtgttcaggcCACACATGTAAGTTATAACCGCGAATGTCAGAGCGAGACCATTAATTCTagaactagacctcctctgtaacttaaaacgcgtaaccagtaaaaaaaaatgtaaagcatcgcccaTGAGATTTTttaggtaccgaagtttggcaccattccacgagtgtgcaattttgaagggtgacatgttgggtatctatttactcggcgtaacatcatctttcacattatgcaaaaaaattgggctaactttaatgttttttaagcatgaaactgttttttttttttttttctcaaaaaaagtgtttgaaaaattggATGAACTACCCCAGCTTATCAGTACCTATACTAACTGTAACCTGTACACCAGATTTTCCTCTTGAGACCATGTCTGCTTTTACTGTTTAGATTATGTAGCATCTGCTCTTTATAATACTCTGCTTACTCATTTTAATCCCTTGCAGTAAAAGGATGGCTCtacaccagccctcaaaatttccactcgcctgctagcatttggcgagtggatttaagctgggggcgagtgatgacagggctgcatgaccaatctccctccaatctgtgcttacacttagagccccgatgcgattggcggtcgaagaggaaaggtgcatgctcgggaaaagtagtctggttagccgcgcacaggcagagcagtacacaggtgctctccttacaattctcattaagccatgggacctaacagtatgacctctctgagcctgcccccctcccccaaccaatgtagctggagagcagggaagtaatgagtcaggtggtgaattgcaaaaattaccactccgggtgtcccaggtaggcagtgcagcgctcactgaaagttgccctgacatgagagcggcagccttctagtttgtgcagttttcttctccttgtgttctatgtaggtgtccaggagttcagcctgagcactgtgaacagactggtctcaatgtgcgctgtgctatggtgtcaatggctgtgcagttgtgtggatctcggcgctggattgtactccctcccgctgtgctgcagctcctctcctcactgtctgcctgaataaaagggggaagtggggacatgcaagcgtggagccgcacacacaggctcctgatgatgagatgaataggagagggggagaggatggatgggagttgcagaggagacagcaagagaatggggaggaGATCCAGTTCTactgccctgtccctctggtctgcccccagtgccctgtcccattttgttaaagttgtttttggtaatattaaattgtgtaacttgattctgcataaaacatttaacagtgtcattccattagataatctacgagggtgtgtatgaattaggtggggcaacaggtggcgagtaactcttgaggcctggctagtagctcagggcttgaaattttgagccctgctctacACAATCTTTTAATTCATGGGCAAATATAAAGGTGTATCAGAGTCCTGAGCGGTCTGATGTGAGATGCACATTCTCCCAGATGATCAAATCAAGCATGCCCCTTATGGCATGGTCTGCATACTGTAGGATAATCTGCTGTCCAATTGCTCGGATATGCGGGTGGTTACAGGAACTCTTGTTTTCATATAGGTGCATACGGTTACAAAATGTCAGCAGCAGGTGGCGCAGTAGATAAGCTGGGTCAGGGGAAAGTGCATGATTTTTGTGGGTCGTCACCACTAGAGGATGTCAGTGTATAGGATCATCATCATAAAAATATACGAAAGGCACATGTAacaattctttttcttttttttctaggcACTCTGCCACTAAAGGAATCGTCGTTGCCATGGTGTGCACTTTCTTTGATGCGTTCAATGTCCCTGTATTTTGGCCTATCCTTGTCATGTATTTTATCATGCTCTTCTGCATAACCATGAAGAGACAAATAAAGGTAAGTTTTTAAGCAGTAATAGACCCAAAATTTAATGTTGCAGATTAGCAATCATTAGATGTAGTgcctgcatcagttttctttggctccccccccccccctctgttttcaccgggtgatctggccagtaacacttctcctgtattagagtgcccccactctggttgAATGAGCACAGGGACCTTTGGACAACagtgtaaagtgagtgtacagcttgtataacagtgtcaatttgctgtcccctcaaaataactcaacaccaggctattaatgtctaaattgcctgcaacaaaagtgagtaaacccctaagtgaaaatatccaaattgggcccgaagtgacaatattttgtgtggccatcattattttccagcactgccttaaccctcttgggcatggagttcaccagagcttcacagattgccactggagtcttcttcACCTCTTTCATGaacatcacagagctgatggatgttggagaccttgcactcttccaccttccgtttgaggatgccccacagatgctcaataggtttTAGGTCTGGATTCATGCTTGcccagtctatcacctttactctcaacttctttagcaaggcattagtcgtcttggaggtgtttggggtcattatcatgttggaatactgccctggggCCCAGTCTCCGAAATGAAGGGGATCAtggtctgcttcagtatgtcacagtacatgttggcattcatggttccctcaatgaactgtagcgccccagaccatgacactcccactaccatgcttgactgtaggcaagacacttgTCTTTGTTGTACTCAACTTTAGTAGAGACTTCCTTCTAgggcgacagccatgcagaccaatttgacgcATTGTtttgcgtatggtctgagcactgacatgctGACCCCAACCCcttcagcaatgctggcagcacccaTACGTCCATTTCCTTCTTTGGACGACCATGGTGAGAcccgttctgagtggaacctttgCGGTTAAACTGCGGTATGGTCtttgccactgtgctgcagctcagtttcagtgtcttggcaatcttcttatagcctaggccatctttatgtagagcaacaatccttttttttttttttttttttttttttttccagagttctttgccatgaggtgccatgttgaacttccagtgaccagtatgagagagtgagagcgataaccccaaatgtaacacacctgctacccatttacacctgagaccttgtaacactaacgagtcgcaTGACATCGGGGAGAGAGAATGGCTAgttgggcccaatttgtacaTTTGTGTACTCatgtttgttgccagcggtttagacaccaatggctgtgttgagttattttgaggggacagtaaatttgacactgttatacaagctgtacattcactacattgtagcaaagtaatttcttcagtgttgtcacatgaaaagatataaaatatttacaaaaatgtgaggagtgtgctcacttttgtgagatactgtacaacaTACTTGCGAGGATGGAATTTTGTATCCTTACACCTGGCCACATAGGTTTTCTAGGTCCTATAAGTAAGTCTTCCTAGAAGTAGCCTTTATTGCTGTCATAAGCATGGGAACCGCTGCATCAGATACTCACCCGTATTTGAGGATTCTGGCTTTAATAGCCAAactgttaaagccagtgaccataAAAGAAGTTGGAAGGATTAGACTTTGTGAGAGGTTGTGACAAACTGGAAAAGTTGAAGGATTGGCTTACTGACATGTTTGCCATGTTGGAATACCTCATCAGGCCAGGCTGTAGCAACCAGAATTATCAGCTCTGCTTTTCTGGCAACAAAATCTGCACCTTCTAGTaggggacttgtgtctttttcccaGTGTCCAATTGCCT
This sequence is a window from Rana temporaria chromosome 10, aRanTem1.1, whole genome shotgun sequence. Protein-coding genes within it:
- the RER1 gene encoding protein RER1; translation: MSEGDSIGDSVHGKPSLVYRFFSRLGQIYQSWLDKSTPYAAVRWLMTIGLSILYMIRVYILQGWYIVTYALGIYHLNLFIAFLSPKVDPSLMEDSDEGPSLPTKQNEEFRPFIRRLPEFKFWHSATKGIVVAMVCTFFDAFNVPVFWPILVMYFIMLFCITMKRQIKHMIKYRYIPFTHGKRKYKGKEETGKPFSS